Proteins encoded in a region of the Pseudothermotoga elfii DSM 9442 = NBRC 107921 genome:
- a CDS encoding SPFH domain-containing protein gives MIIALGIIAFLILIIAATGIKIVRPYQRGLVERLGKFNREAGPGLHFIIPFFDRMTRVDLREMVIDVPPQEVITKDNVVVTVDAVIYYEVTDAYKVVYNVSNFQFATLKLAQTNLRNVIGELELDQTLTSREKINTKLRTVLDDATDKWGVRITRVEIKKIDPPKDITDAMSKQMKAERTKRAAILEAEGIKQAEILKAEGERNAAILKAEGQAEAIKKVAEANKFKLIAEAQGQAEAILNVFKAIHEGGPTNDLIAIKYLDALKDIANGKATKVFLPMEASAILSSIAGIAEVLKKEPEGEEKK, from the coding sequence GTGATAATAGCCCTTGGAATAATAGCCTTTTTAATACTTATAATTGCTGCAACTGGTATTAAGATTGTTCGACCGTATCAAAGAGGTCTGGTAGAGAGATTGGGTAAATTTAACAGAGAAGCTGGGCCGGGATTACACTTTATCATCCCGTTCTTTGACAGAATGACGCGCGTCGATTTGAGAGAAATGGTTATCGATGTTCCTCCCCAGGAGGTTATAACAAAAGACAATGTTGTAGTGACAGTTGACGCTGTGATTTATTATGAAGTCACAGATGCTTACAAAGTAGTTTACAACGTAAGCAATTTTCAGTTTGCCACGTTAAAGCTCGCTCAGACAAATTTGAGAAACGTTATAGGCGAATTGGAACTTGATCAGACGCTCACATCAAGAGAGAAAATAAACACAAAGCTCAGGACCGTCCTCGATGACGCTACTGACAAATGGGGTGTGAGAATAACGAGAGTCGAAATCAAGAAAATAGATCCACCAAAAGATATAACCGATGCGATGAGCAAACAAATGAAAGCTGAGAGAACTAAGCGAGCGGCTATCCTCGAAGCAGAAGGTATAAAACAGGCAGAGATACTCAAAGCTGAAGGTGAAAGAAATGCTGCTATATTAAAAGCAGAAGGCCAGGCTGAAGCAATAAAGAAAGTGGCTGAAGCAAATAAATTTAAATTGATAGCAGAAGCTCAGGGTCAGGCCGAAGCAATACTCAACGTTTTCAAAGCGATTCATGAAGGAGGACCAACAAATGATCTTATAGCAATAAAATATCTTGATGCGCTGAAAGATATAGCGAACGGCAAAGCAACCAAGGTATTCCTGCCTATGGAAGCCTCCGCAATTCTCTCAAGTATAGCTGGTATAGCTGAAGTTCTGAAAAAAGAACCTGAAGGGGAGGAGAAAAAATAA
- the pdo gene encoding protein disulfide oxidoreductase, with translation MPLINEKDVKYLKKVFSEQLVDPVKILIFVDDASECEYCDLTKQVLEELSAVDSKIEFYVYHVKKDREVAEIYKIEMAPAVVFLNKNGEDTRIRFYGIPSGHEFSSLIQDIITVSSGKPAFFNEDQIEKIRSIKSPVKIRVFVTPTCPYCPKAVLMAHNAAFINPNITAEMIEANEFPELSMNYGVSSVPHTFINDQRDFVGAYPENMFLQELLKAAGEN, from the coding sequence ATGCCATTAATAAATGAAAAGGACGTAAAGTACTTAAAAAAAGTATTTTCAGAACAATTAGTGGACCCTGTAAAAATTTTGATCTTTGTTGACGATGCCAGTGAATGTGAATATTGCGATTTAACAAAACAAGTCCTGGAAGAACTTTCTGCAGTTGACAGCAAGATAGAGTTTTATGTTTACCATGTTAAAAAAGACAGGGAAGTTGCCGAAATATACAAAATTGAAATGGCACCAGCAGTTGTATTTCTGAACAAAAACGGTGAAGACACGAGAATCAGATTTTACGGCATACCGTCCGGTCATGAATTTTCAAGTTTGATACAGGATATAATAACCGTTTCATCTGGTAAACCAGCATTTTTCAATGAAGATCAGATTGAGAAGATTCGTTCTATAAAATCGCCAGTCAAAATAAGGGTTTTTGTTACACCAACGTGCCCCTATTGCCCCAAAGCCGTTCTTATGGCCCATAACGCTGCTTTCATTAATCCAAATATTACAGCGGAAATGATAGAGGCGAACGAGTTTCCAGAATTGAGTATGAACTATGGTGTTTCTTCGGTACCTCATACTTTCATAAATGATCAGCGTGATTTCGTTGGAGCATATCCAGAAAACATGTTTTTACAGGAATTGCTAAAGGCTGCGGGGGAAAATTAG
- the trxB gene encoding thioredoxin-disulfide reductase, with amino-acid sequence MFFEVGSTKSIKDYYDIITIGGGPAALSAAVYAKRAGLSVLVVEKVLEGGQLNLTTYIDNYLGFPNIEGQELARKMKEHAESLQTEFLNNHVIELNVENSEMVIKTEERIVKSRVVMIATGADPKKLEVPGEREFLAKGISYCATCDGYFFKDKDVAVVGGGDTALNDALYLSKIAKSVTVIHRRDKLRAVKILQDKAFSNEKIKFAFDNVVERFHGDKKLERIVLRNVKTGQISELKVDGVFIAIGLKPNSELVKDIVKVDEQGYIFTDEWMQTNIPRLYAIGDVRKKNVRQIITAVSDGAIAAIHAAENYF; translated from the coding sequence ATGTTCTTTGAAGTTGGTTCCACAAAATCAATAAAAGATTACTATGATATTATCACAATAGGCGGTGGTCCAGCTGCTCTGAGTGCAGCAGTTTATGCAAAAAGGGCAGGTTTGAGTGTGCTTGTTGTGGAAAAAGTTCTTGAAGGCGGGCAATTGAACCTCACAACATATATAGATAACTATTTAGGTTTCCCAAATATTGAAGGCCAGGAATTGGCAAGAAAAATGAAAGAACATGCAGAATCTCTCCAGACTGAATTTCTGAACAACCATGTTATTGAATTGAATGTGGAAAACAGCGAAATGGTAATTAAAACGGAAGAAAGAATTGTAAAATCCAGAGTTGTAATGATTGCAACAGGGGCAGATCCAAAAAAACTTGAAGTTCCGGGAGAGAGAGAGTTTCTGGCAAAAGGTATATCTTACTGTGCAACCTGCGATGGATATTTTTTCAAAGATAAAGATGTCGCCGTTGTAGGTGGAGGCGACACAGCTTTGAACGATGCGCTTTATTTATCAAAAATAGCAAAATCTGTTACTGTGATACATAGGAGGGACAAACTCAGAGCAGTCAAAATACTTCAGGACAAGGCTTTTAGCAACGAAAAAATAAAATTCGCATTTGACAACGTGGTTGAAAGATTTCATGGAGATAAAAAATTAGAAAGAATCGTTCTGAGAAATGTCAAAACTGGTCAGATTAGTGAATTAAAAGTAGATGGAGTTTTTATAGCGATCGGCTTGAAACCAAATTCAGAGCTTGTGAAAGATATTGTGAAAGTTGATGAGCAGGGATATATATTCACCGATGAATGGATGCAAACAAACATACCAAGACTTTATGCAATAGGTGATGTGAGGAAAAAGAACGTCAGACAGATTATTACAGCTGTCTCAGACGGAGCAATCGCCGCAATTCATGCTGCAGAAAATTACTTTTAA
- a CDS encoding DUF4382 domain-containing protein: MRKYALCVMFFVLLFVLLISGCMNLSNTGEIEIYLTDAVLPVSDIQKLDVTIDRILLMSDTEDASIVVTDEATAVNLLDLIGTEIGFPVIQAYGTFTQIRFEISYATITVNGQEYTLEINSDSLKYPFTEPIDVNEKTVIVLDFDLSRSIKYNGSWNSSNPDPSKFRVTPVVHVRYGKLYDINGRVVNSNNEGIVHALVALFDTEEATVVASTFTHKKSNNWEDGEFRILKIKPGKYELQIFKEETYSTWDDADEIISATPDATADVQVENHDINNIEILIE, encoded by the coding sequence ATGAGAAAATATGCCTTGTGCGTGATGTTTTTCGTACTACTCTTCGTACTACTCATAAGTGGTTGCATGAATCTTTCAAATACAGGAGAAATTGAAATCTATTTGACTGATGCCGTTTTACCGGTGAGTGATATCCAGAAACTTGATGTAACGATTGACAGAATTTTATTAATGAGCGACACAGAAGACGCTTCAATCGTTGTAACAGACGAGGCCACAGCAGTGAATTTACTCGATCTAATAGGAACAGAGATCGGTTTTCCGGTAATTCAGGCTTATGGCACTTTTACCCAGATCAGATTTGAAATAAGCTATGCTACTATAACCGTTAATGGTCAGGAATACACTCTCGAAATAAACTCAGATTCTTTGAAATATCCATTCACAGAACCGATCGATGTAAATGAAAAAACTGTGATCGTTCTGGACTTTGATCTGTCAAGATCCATAAAGTACAATGGTTCATGGAACAGTAGTAATCCTGATCCAAGTAAATTTCGCGTGACACCAGTTGTTCATGTGAGATACGGAAAACTGTACGATATCAATGGAAGAGTAGTAAATTCAAACAATGAAGGAATTGTCCATGCGCTCGTTGCTCTATTCGATACAGAAGAAGCCACCGTGGTTGCATCAACCTTTACTCATAAAAAATCCAATAACTGGGAAGATGGAGAATTCAGGATATTGAAAATAAAGCCCGGCAAATACGAATTACAAATATTCAAAGAAGAAACTTACAGCACCTGGGACGATGCCGATGAAATCATTTCTGCCACACCAGATGCTACAGCAGATGTGCAGGTTGAAAACCATGATATTAACAATATAGAGATTTTGATCGAGTGA
- the nadE gene encoding NAD(+) synthase: MKNCIDEICEFISNFVKEYSYKGAVVGISGGLDSAVVAALCVRALGAEKVFGLILPERDSSKESVKDAKTVCENLKIHYEIKPATPMLRKLGIYKLFPPAFLFPKSVQERYVLGKWQKLSNDPFIDDLLNKGNKEFLKGLAYYRSKHRIRMCILYFEAEKRNYAVVGTTNKTEFLTGLYVKWGDDSVDIEPIAHLYKTQIFELARHLKIPEKILKKPPSPDLIPGITDEYAFGMSYQELDRILQKIEQKKDLSGEPIEKVNRVIRILQAAKYREIKSFRIF; this comes from the coding sequence GTGAAAAACTGTATTGATGAAATCTGTGAATTCATATCAAATTTCGTAAAAGAATACAGTTATAAAGGTGCTGTGGTAGGCATCAGTGGTGGGTTAGACTCAGCAGTTGTAGCTGCCTTGTGTGTGAGGGCACTCGGTGCAGAGAAAGTTTTTGGATTGATTCTACCGGAGAGAGATTCTTCTAAAGAATCAGTAAAAGATGCAAAAACTGTTTGTGAAAATTTGAAAATACATTACGAAATAAAACCTGCCACTCCAATGCTCAGAAAACTTGGAATATACAAACTCTTCCCACCAGCGTTTTTATTTCCAAAATCCGTTCAGGAAAGATATGTACTTGGAAAATGGCAGAAACTTTCAAATGACCCATTTATAGATGATCTTTTAAATAAAGGGAACAAAGAATTTTTAAAAGGGCTGGCATACTACAGATCAAAACACAGAATTCGGATGTGCATCTTATATTTTGAAGCAGAAAAGAGAAATTATGCTGTGGTTGGGACAACAAACAAAACAGAGTTCTTAACAGGTCTTTATGTAAAATGGGGAGATGATTCAGTTGATATTGAGCCAATAGCACATCTTTACAAAACCCAGATTTTTGAGCTTGCAAGACATTTAAAAATACCCGAAAAAATTCTGAAGAAACCACCTTCACCAGATCTCATACCCGGCATAACGGATGAATATGCATTTGGAATGAGTTACCAGGAACTTGACAGAATCTTGCAAAAGATCGAACAAAAGAAAGATTTGAGCGGCGAGCCGATTGAAAAAGTTAACAGGGTCATAAGAATACTTCAGGCAGCAAAATATAGAGAAATCAAATCTTTCAGAATTTTTTAA